The genomic stretch AAATAATTTATTTAAAAAAATATTATTAAAAGTGTAGAAGTTCTACACTTTTTTTTATTTTTGTTGAATTGTAAATAAAATATAATGAAAAGATTACTATTGTTTGTTATGATGTGTGCAAGCATATCATTTGTTTTTGCTCAGAAAAAAGGAGATAAAGTTTCGAAAGTGATAACATCCGAGATTAAATGGTGGGGACATAAAGTGGTAAAAACTAAAGCTTCGTCTCACTACGGAAGTCTGAAACTGAAAAGCGGTAAATTTAATTTCGATAAAACGGTTTTGGTAGACGGTGAGTTTGTAATCGATATGAGAAGTCTTATGGTTGCAGATGTTTCTGGTGATGACCAGGTAAAACTGACTAACGAATTGAAAGGAACCAATTTCTTCGAAGTTAAAAAATTCCCTACTGCTAAATTTCATTTAAAGAAAATCATCCCGCTTGCAAACAGCGAATACAATTCTACCATTGTAGGTGATATCACGATCAAGAATATCAGAAAAACAATTTCTTTCCCTGCAAACGCCCATATTACGCAGTTTACGGTAGAAATTGAGTCTTCAAAATTCTCTTTAAACAGAAAAGATTTCAGAATTTTCTATCAGAATTCTTTGAAAGATTATTTCATCAAAGACGAAATGGATATTCAGTTTAAGGTTTCTACTCAAAAAGTTGATAACGAAAGACCTTTGTAAGGTTAAAATTATTATAAATAAAAAAGGACTGCTGGAAATAAGCGGTCCTTTTTTTATTTTAGCATGATGAAAATCTACGTAATAAGCGGTCTTGGTGCAGATTTTAAAGTTTTGGAACGTTTGCAGTTTCCAAAAGAGCATGACGTTGTATTTATTGATTGGCTGATTCCTGAGAATAATGAATCTTTTGGTTCATATATCGAGAGAATGGCTGAAAAGATTGATGATTCGGAGCCGTTTTATCTTTTGGGATATTCTTTTGGCGGTATTATAGTTCAGGAAATTGATAAAATAAAACCCGCTCAAAAAGTCGTTATTCTTGGAAGTATAAAATCTGACAAAGAAAAATCAAAGTTAATCAGGATGGGAGAATTTACAAGAATCCCGAAGTATCTTCCTGTGGGTTTCTTTAGTGACCGTACTTCTCAGCTTTACGCTAAGTTCAGGCAAATGATCTATTCAAAAAATCCAAAAGTGATTGAGTATTTTCAGGTTCGGGATCCTTACTATTTGAAATGGTCTGTAGAAAGAATTTCGGAATGGAAATTTGATGAAAATCCTCATGTGATCCAGATTTTGGGCGACCTTGATATTGTTTTTCCATTAAAAAATTCAAAACCTGATTATATCATTAAAGGGGGTACCCATCTTTTTCCGGCAACAAAATACAAAGAGGTTTCTTTACTTTTAAATAAAATATTTATTTAAATTTTAAAATGGTATTAAATTTATAGGGGTTTACAATTTATTTTTATGTTTTTATCATATTTATTTTTAATTTTGAAGGGGTTAAAATAAAAATAAGTATAATTACTTTTTTTGGTGATTTAAAACAGTTAAAAATATAGAACTCTTATGAAAGTTGGATTAAAATGGAAAGTTTCATTTGTTGTCATTTGCATTGTAGCAATTGGTGGTTTATTCTTCAGACCAGATGTTGATATTCCCAATACGGGAAATTTTTTGAGTGAGAAAGAAATAGTGGGTTCAGATGTAGCCTGGATTCTTGCTGCAGCCGGTTTAGTTTTGCTGATGACTCCCGGTTTATCATTTTTTTATGGCGGAATGGTCGGGAAGAAAAATGTAATTTCCACAATGCTTCAAAGTTTTATTGCTCTTGGAGTAATTTCTATTTTATGGATTGTCGTTGGTTTTTCTCTTTCGTTTGGTGAATCTATAGGTTTTGAAATCGATGGCGTTCATTACGGGATTATCGGAAATCCTTTCACGTATCCGTTTTTTAATCATGTAAGTATTTATCCGCACAAAGCGATGGCTTCAACCATTCCGTTTGTTTTGTTTGCGCTTTTTCAGATGAAATTTGCGGTCATTACTCCGGCTTTAATTACGGGATCGTTTGCAGAGAGGGTTCGATTTATTTCGTATTTGGTTTTTATGGTATTATTCAGCCTTTTTATTTATACACCGCTTTGCCATATGGTTTGGCATCCGGAAGGACTTTTAAATAAATTTTTCGGAGTTAAAGATTTTGCAGGTGGTACGGTTGTTCACATGAGTGCAGGTTTTGCGGCTTTAGCGGGTGCCATTGTTTTAGGAAGAAGAAAAAATCCGCATCATGAGCCGTCAAATATTCCTTACGTTATTCTCGGAACAGGAATGCTGTGGTTCGGATGGTTTGGTTTTAATGCAGGTTCGGCATTAAGCGCTAATGCAACTGCTGCGATTGCTTTCGGAACAACAACAATTGCTTCAGCTTCAGCAATGATGACCTGGATTTTCTTTGATAGAATTAATGGACGAAAAGTTTCTGCTTTGGGCGCATGTATCGGTGCGGTTGTAGGTTTAGTGGCCATTACTCCGGGTTGTGGTTTTGTTTCTATTCAGGAAAGTATTTTTATAGGTTTTATTTCTGCAATTGTTTCTAATTTGATGGTTAATTGGAAAGCTTTAAAAAAGATAGATGACACGCTTGACGTTTTTGCCTGTCACGGAGTAGGAGGGATTATGGGAATGATTCTTACGGCAATTTTTGCTCACGGTGAAAATGCAAGTCTTCTTCACGGAGGATTCGGAGTTTTTGCACATCACATGATAGCGCTGATTTTAGTTTCGCTTTTTGCATTTTTCGGATCGATACTTTTATACAAAATTACGGATAGAATTATTACGTTGAGAGTAAGAGAAGATTCAGAAGAGCAGGGGCTTGATATGTCGCAGCATAGCGAAAGCTTGAAATGGTAAATGCGTTTTAAATCTATATAATTTCTCTTTCTGATGTAGAAATAGCGTTGATTTGTTTTGATATTTTAAATCTGCTCAACGCTAATGTCATTCAAAACGATTCTTTACAAAAGTACACTTCCATGGAATGGTGACTGGTTACATTATGATTAATTGTTTCCATTCTAAGGTATTTTCAATGTATATTTGCTTTTCATGAAAATGGAATTCATTTATGGAATCAATATCAGTTTTTGAAATTATTAAAGTAGGAATTGGCCCGTCTAGTTCGCACACGATGGGACCTTGGAATGCAGCAGCTGCATTTATCAGGATTATAAAAAGAGAAAGATCAATTGCTGAGGTAAAAGAAGTTTTTCTTGAATTTTTTGGTTCGTTGGCAAAAACGGGTATCGGTCACGGAACCGATATTGCCGGAATGTTGGGTCTGAATGGTGAAGATTTTAAGATAATTGACACTACAAAGATTGATGACATTGTTAATCATATCAAAGAATCTCAGATTATTAATTTGGGTGGAGAAAAAGAAATTCCTTTCATTTACGGGCATCATTTGGTTTTGAATATGTCTCAGACTTTAGATTATCATCCAAACGGAATGATTTTTAAAGCAATTTTTGAAGACGGAACCGAGCTTGTACAGGATTTTTATTCTGTAGGCGGAGGTTTTATAATGAGCCAGGAAAAAAAGTCTATTGAAAAAGAATGCGTACGTACTTTATATCCCTGTCACAAATCTTCTGATATTGTAAAATACTGCGAGAAATTAGGTTTCAATAAAATTTCAGATTTAATTCTTATTAATGAAGAAAGCTGGAGAACTCAGGAAGAAACAAGAAAAGAGGCACTTTATATCTGGGAGCAGATCAAAGAATGTATTTATAAAGGAGTCAATAAAGAAGGGATTTTACCGGGCGGACTAAACGTTACGCGCCGTGCTGCCGGAATCAACAGGAAACTTTTAGGAGATAAAATCTACAAAAATAAAAATGAATGGTTTCAGCAGGTTGTTGATGCGGAAGAAAATTTCACCAATATCAATAAGTGGATTTCATGTTTTGCTTTGGCAGTAAACGAAGAGAACGCTAGTTTTGGAAGAATTATCACTGCGCCAACGAATGGAGCGAGTGGTGTAATTCCGGCGGTTTTAATGTATGCTCAGGCTTTTACAGATGCGGTAAGCGAAGATGATATTGCCAGATTTATTTTGGTTGCGGGAGAAATTGGAACTTTATTTAAGAAAAATGCTACCATTTCTGCGGCAATGGGTGGTTGTCAGGCGGAAGTCGGAGTTTCTTCGGCGATGGCTGCAGCTGGTTTAACGGAAATTTTGGGCGGAAGTGTTGGCCAGGTTTTGATGGCAGCAGAAATTGCAATGGAACATCATTTAGGCTTAACGTGTGATCCGATTAAAGGATTGGTGCAGATTCCGTGTATCGAAAGAAATACAATGGGCGCAATCAAAGCGATTACAGCAGCAAATATTGCTTTAGAAAGTGATCCTGCAAAAGCTAAAGTAAGCTTAGACCAAGTAATTCAGACCATGTGGGAAACTGCTCTATCAATGAATGATAGATTTAAAGAAACATCAGAAGGAGGTTTGGCAATTGCGGTGAACGTTCCGGAATGTTAAAATAAAACATCAGTAAGATCTTATAAAAACGTGCGCACCATTTGAGTAAAAGGTGCGCACGTTTTCGTTATAAGATGCGCACGTTTTAGATGAAACATACGCATCATTTGTTCAAAGTAAATTTATGCTTTTACTTAATTTTTGGATATTCATAATCAACCCCATATAAGAAGCTTAATATAGCAACAGCAAACTCATTACCTGCGATGCCGAGACGATCAGCATTTAGAGAATAAGAAATAGAGAGATTATCTTCGCCATTATAAATCATCAAAGAGTTTGTTCCATAAGTTCCGCCGCTGTGACCTACAAATATTTTACTGTGGAAGGGTACAATTGCCAATCCTCTCCCAAATCTGTTTTCGTCAGGAATCATCATTTTTAATGATTCTTCCGAAACCAATTTACGGTCGAAAATAGAATTGAT from Chryseobacterium indoltheticum encodes the following:
- a CDS encoding ammonium transporter gives rise to the protein MKVGLKWKVSFVVICIVAIGGLFFRPDVDIPNTGNFLSEKEIVGSDVAWILAAAGLVLLMTPGLSFFYGGMVGKKNVISTMLQSFIALGVISILWIVVGFSLSFGESIGFEIDGVHYGIIGNPFTYPFFNHVSIYPHKAMASTIPFVLFALFQMKFAVITPALITGSFAERVRFISYLVFMVLFSLFIYTPLCHMVWHPEGLLNKFFGVKDFAGGTVVHMSAGFAALAGAIVLGRRKNPHHEPSNIPYVILGTGMLWFGWFGFNAGSALSANATAAIAFGTTTIASASAMMTWIFFDRINGRKVSALGACIGAVVGLVAITPGCGFVSIQESIFIGFISAIVSNLMVNWKALKKIDDTLDVFACHGVGGIMGMILTAIFAHGENASLLHGGFGVFAHHMIALILVSLFAFFGSILLYKITDRIITLRVREDSEEQGLDMSQHSESLKW
- a CDS encoding YceI family protein, translating into MKRLLLFVMMCASISFVFAQKKGDKVSKVITSEIKWWGHKVVKTKASSHYGSLKLKSGKFNFDKTVLVDGEFVIDMRSLMVADVSGDDQVKLTNELKGTNFFEVKKFPTAKFHLKKIIPLANSEYNSTIVGDITIKNIRKTISFPANAHITQFTVEIESSKFSLNRKDFRIFYQNSLKDYFIKDEMDIQFKVSTQKVDNERPL
- a CDS encoding alpha/beta hydrolase family protein translates to MKIYVISGLGADFKVLERLQFPKEHDVVFIDWLIPENNESFGSYIERMAEKIDDSEPFYLLGYSFGGIIVQEIDKIKPAQKVVILGSIKSDKEKSKLIRMGEFTRIPKYLPVGFFSDRTSQLYAKFRQMIYSKNPKVIEYFQVRDPYYLKWSVERISEWKFDENPHVIQILGDLDIVFPLKNSKPDYIIKGGTHLFPATKYKEVSLLLNKIFI
- a CDS encoding L-serine ammonia-lyase; the encoded protein is MESISVFEIIKVGIGPSSSHTMGPWNAAAAFIRIIKRERSIAEVKEVFLEFFGSLAKTGIGHGTDIAGMLGLNGEDFKIIDTTKIDDIVNHIKESQIINLGGEKEIPFIYGHHLVLNMSQTLDYHPNGMIFKAIFEDGTELVQDFYSVGGGFIMSQEKKSIEKECVRTLYPCHKSSDIVKYCEKLGFNKISDLILINEESWRTQEETRKEALYIWEQIKECIYKGVNKEGILPGGLNVTRRAAGINRKLLGDKIYKNKNEWFQQVVDAEENFTNINKWISCFALAVNEENASFGRIITAPTNGASGVIPAVLMYAQAFTDAVSEDDIARFILVAGEIGTLFKKNATISAAMGGCQAEVGVSSAMAAAGLTEILGGSVGQVLMAAEIAMEHHLGLTCDPIKGLVQIPCIERNTMGAIKAITAANIALESDPAKAKVSLDQVIQTMWETALSMNDRFKETSEGGLAIAVNVPEC